In a genomic window of Methanosarcina horonobensis HB-1 = JCM 15518:
- a CDS encoding DsrE family protein, with translation MKSILYLLDTAPYGSEKAFGALNAAAVSLTEMNVTLGLYGAGVYLVAADQDSTNLGMPNLSDILYSYGELRVLVHEPSLIERGLFGETLIETIELVDEEDFLEAMENSDSVILF, from the coding sequence ATGAAATCGATACTCTATCTACTGGATACAGCTCCATATGGCAGTGAAAAAGCCTTTGGAGCACTAAATGCGGCTGCAGTAAGTCTTACGGAAATGAACGTAACTCTCGGCCTTTATGGAGCTGGGGTTTATCTTGTAGCTGCTGACCAGGACAGCACAAATCTTGGAATGCCAAACCTTTCAGATATCCTCTACTCATATGGAGAGTTAAGAGTACTTGTGCATGAACCCTCACTAATAGAGAGAGGGCTTTTTGGGGAAACCCTGATAGAGACCATAGAACTTGTCGATGAAGAGGATTTTCTGGAAGCAATGGAAAACTCAGACTCCGTCATCTTATTTTAA
- a CDS encoding DsrE/DsrF/TusD sulfur relay family protein, with protein MKTLTIVLTDGPYISEYAEIACKLAEGALKQYQVNIFLYLDAVHIPKKGQSPSFFINTGELFTGLAEKGAVIRACARCAAARGYIVEEENANGNNCEDYIPGIKISSLYELSEMLHKSDKVISLSR; from the coding sequence TTGAAGACGCTTACTATTGTACTTACCGACGGCCCTTATATTTCCGAATATGCTGAAATTGCCTGCAAACTTGCCGAAGGCGCACTTAAACAATATCAGGTGAATATATTCCTGTACCTGGATGCAGTGCATATCCCCAAAAAAGGCCAGAGTCCATCATTTTTTATCAATACAGGTGAACTTTTCACCGGGCTTGCAGAAAAAGGAGCTGTAATCAGAGCCTGTGCACGGTGTGCTGCTGCAAGAGGTTACATTGTAGAAGAAGAGAATGCTAATGGAAATAACTGCGAAGACTACATTCCCGGAATAAAAATTTCCAGCCTTTATGAACTTTCAGAAATGTTGCATAAGAGTGACAAAGTAATCTCACTGTCAAGATAA
- a CDS encoding (Fe-S)-binding protein — MPGDQNETKLVSFAIANGTRRKIINFLANGSKSTGEIGEIVGKATLDFHLRILQQAGLIKLEEGIVKLSEYGKNFLKNKTEKSEEKTVDFSQAKPIEIARIRQVLPCIADSSRLRVSANMTPSLGGILKLLEPLFPRSNYSDRKDSLIIKKGEIITTIYGSGKVIIRMIKNEDEAKEELERLKSIINEGIAKGEAPAPREKVKVDLMEIYKHLPQTNCGKCGEQGCYSFAIKLMARQASLEKCTLLKEPEYKSNQERLHVLVNYI, encoded by the coding sequence ATGCCGGGAGACCAGAATGAAACAAAACTCGTAAGCTTTGCTATAGCCAATGGCACCCGACGGAAAATTATTAACTTCCTGGCGAACGGATCTAAAAGTACCGGGGAAATAGGAGAGATAGTTGGGAAAGCAACGCTTGACTTTCATCTCAGAATATTGCAGCAGGCAGGTCTGATTAAATTAGAAGAAGGAATCGTAAAGTTAAGCGAATATGGCAAGAATTTCCTTAAGAATAAAACCGAAAAGAGTGAGGAAAAAACTGTAGACTTTTCTCAAGCAAAACCAATAGAGATTGCAAGGATCAGACAGGTTTTGCCCTGCATAGCTGATTCCTCAAGACTCAGGGTGAGTGCAAATATGACTCCATCTCTGGGTGGAATCCTGAAACTCCTGGAGCCCCTCTTTCCAAGAAGTAATTACTCAGATAGAAAAGATAGCTTGATAATTAAAAAAGGAGAAATCATCACAACTATTTACGGTAGTGGGAAAGTCATCATAAGGATGATCAAAAATGAGGATGAAGCTAAAGAAGAACTTGAAAGACTGAAGAGTATTATCAATGAGGGTATTGCAAAAGGTGAAGCTCCAGCTCCCAGAGAAAAGGTAAAGGTTGACCTGATGGAGATCTACAAACACCTGCCCCAAACCAACTGTGGCAAATGCGGCGAACAAGGATGTTACAGTTTTGCCATCAAGCTTATGGCCAGACAGGCTTCTCTGGAAAAGTGTACGCTTCTTAAAGAACCGGAGTACAAAAGTAATCAGGAGCGTCTACATGTTTTGGTCAATTATATTTAA